The following are from one region of the Leishmania major strain Friedlin complete genome, chromosome 22 genome:
- a CDS encoding putative 40S ribosomal protein L14 codes for MVKSHYICAGRLVRILRGPRQDRVGVIVDIVDANRVLVENPEDAKMWRHVQNLKNVEPLKYCVSVSRNCSAKALKDALASSKALEKYAKTRTAARVEAKKACAVSTDFERYQLRVARRSRAHWARKVFDEKDAKTPVSWHKVALKKMLKKAAKMDSTEGAKRRMQKAIAARKAKK; via the coding sequence ATGGTCAAGTCCCACTACATCTGCGCGGGCCGCCTGGTGCGCATCCTGCGCGGCCCCCGCCAGGATCGCGTTGGTGTGATTGTCGACATTGTTGACGCGAACCGCGTGCTGGTAGAGAACCCGGAGGACGCGAAGATGTGGCGCCACGTGCAGAACCTGAAGAACGTGGAGCCGCTGAAGTACTGCGTGAGCGTCAGCCGCAACTGCAGCGCGAAGGCGCTGAAGGATGCGCTGGCCTCGTCgaaggcgctggagaagtACGCGAAGacgcgcactgctgcgcgcgtggaggcgaagaaggcgtgCGCTGTGTCGACGGACTTCGAGCGCTACCAGCTGCGCGTTGCGCGCCGTTCTCGCGCGCACTGGGCGCGCAAGGTGTTCGACGAGAAGGACGCGAAGACGCCCGTGTCGTGGCACAAGGTTGCGCTGAAGAAGATGCTGAAGAAGGCCGCAAAGATGGACTCGACCGAGGGCGCTAAGAGGCGCATGCAGAAGGCGATCGCTGCGCGCAAGGCGAAAAAGTAA